From the Acetobacter aceti genome, one window contains:
- a CDS encoding MgtC/SapB family protein, with the protein MTLGLHFSSLASLATTLIELSTAFILGALIGVERQLRQRTAGLRTNTLVSVGAAIFVSLGARLFEIDHGSQTPIAVVAYVVSGIGFLGAGAIMKEGASVSGLNTAATLWGSGAVGACAGAGLLGEAILAALFVLASNTLLRPLVNQINRRPFSEESSEALYVVYVICARTLDADIREDILEILDDTGYPVRQVDGHPLGPDEMEIELTLFPTAVNVEELDEAVEKVERLPGVRQAFWNARDET; encoded by the coding sequence TTGACCCTTGGTCTTCATTTCAGCAGTCTGGCGTCGCTTGCAACGACGCTCATTGAACTTTCAACAGCTTTTATCCTCGGAGCGCTGATCGGCGTGGAACGGCAGTTACGCCAGCGCACTGCCGGATTGAGGACCAATACGCTGGTTTCTGTCGGCGCGGCCATTTTCGTGTCGCTAGGCGCGCGCCTGTTTGAAATCGACCATGGATCGCAAACACCCATTGCCGTCGTCGCCTATGTCGTCTCGGGGATCGGCTTCCTTGGCGCGGGTGCGATCATGAAGGAAGGGGCCAGTGTTTCCGGCCTGAACACGGCGGCGACGCTCTGGGGGTCTGGCGCGGTCGGGGCCTGCGCGGGGGCCGGTCTGCTGGGTGAGGCCATTCTGGCCGCACTCTTCGTCCTCGCCAGCAATACGCTACTGCGCCCACTGGTCAACCAGATCAACCGCCGACCGTTCAGCGAGGAAAGCAGCGAGGCCCTGTATGTGGTGTATGTCATCTGCGCGCGGACACTGGATGCGGATATCCGGGAGGATATTCTCGAAATCCTTGATGATACCGGCTACCCGGTTCGTCAGGTGGATGGCCACCCGCTTGGCCCGGACGAAATGGAGATTGAACTGACGCTGTTCCCCACCGCCGTCAATGTCGAGGAACTGGACGAAGCGGTGGAGAAGGTGGAGCGTCTGCCCGGTGTGCGGCAGGCTTTCTGGAATGCCCGTGACGAGACCTGA
- a CDS encoding MarR family winged helix-turn-helix transcriptional regulator yields MIDILDVKNKNRVSPLTVSRDELLVGGSDRIFREMLHRILTFSALIQANRDRLGRHIGLSGTQYTALISIAHMESEEIGIAQLAEHLDLSGAFVTTTVNKLVTAGLVAKTSNAQDRRRIILSVTPKAHEMLTRLTEIQVPVNDIIFRDISREQMLELARVMPQLITGAKASLALMDFQHG; encoded by the coding sequence ATGATCGATATTCTGGATGTAAAAAACAAGAACAGGGTATCTCCCTTGACAGTTTCACGCGATGAATTGCTGGTTGGAGGTTCCGACCGCATTTTTCGTGAAATGCTGCACCGGATTCTAACATTCTCTGCACTGATTCAGGCTAATCGTGACAGGCTTGGTCGTCATATCGGGCTGAGCGGCACTCAATACACAGCCCTGATTTCCATTGCTCACATGGAAAGCGAGGAAATCGGTATTGCCCAATTGGCCGAGCATCTGGATCTCAGTGGCGCTTTTGTGACGACAACAGTCAACAAACTTGTAACCGCCGGGCTAGTGGCCAAGACCAGCAACGCACAGGACCGGCGGCGCATCATTTTGTCCGTCACGCCCAAGGCGCATGAAATGCTAACCCGGCTGACGGAAATTCAGGTGCCGGTCAACGATATCATTTTTCGTGATATCTCACGTGAACAGATGCTCGAACTGGCCCGGGTCATGCCTCAGCTTATTACGGGCGCCAAGGCATCTCTGGCATTGATGGATTTTCAGCACGGATAA
- a CDS encoding response regulator transcription factor, whose amino-acid sequence MTDAGVVYVIDDDRSVRAALEDLLASVGIRVLTFGSTTEFLAYGLEDAPGCLVLDVRMPGQSGIDFHRRMAGLGIALPVVFITGHGDIPMGVEAIKQGAIEFLTKPFNDQTLLDAIQNGIGKDRDHREQLAESAELRARWAALSAGEQDVARLVVRGLLNKQIAAVLHVSEITVKVRRAQVMRKMNVRTLPDLVRLTEKLSPDSLT is encoded by the coding sequence ATGACAGACGCAGGCGTCGTCTATGTGATTGATGATGACAGATCTGTCCGGGCCGCGCTGGAAGACCTGCTGGCTTCAGTGGGGATACGGGTTCTGACTTTTGGCTCCACCACGGAGTTTCTGGCGTATGGGCTGGAGGATGCGCCGGGCTGCCTTGTGCTGGATGTGCGGATGCCGGGCCAGAGCGGGATCGACTTTCACCGGCGCATGGCCGGACTGGGCATTGCGCTGCCGGTTGTCTTCATTACGGGTCACGGTGATATCCCGATGGGTGTGGAAGCCATCAAGCAGGGCGCGATCGAATTCCTGACCAAACCGTTTAACGACCAGACCCTGCTGGACGCAATCCAGAACGGCATTGGCAAAGATCGGGATCACCGCGAGCAACTTGCGGAAAGTGCAGAGCTGCGCGCCCGCTGGGCCGCACTTTCCGCTGGAGAGCAGGATGTCGCGCGGCTTGTGGTGCGCGGACTGCTGAACAAACAGATTGCAGCGGTGCTCCATGTCAGTGAGATCACGGTCAAGGTCCGTCGCGCTCAGGTCATGCGCAAGATGAACGTCCGCACCCTGCCTGATCTTGTCCGGCTGACCGAAAAACTTTCGCCTGACAGCCTCACATGA
- a CDS encoding sensor histidine kinase, producing MTRPDGADRTGMKARLHLWIRLILLAAVMALLFVVDTATNYEVAAAVFYALVVLTAAPFLNRRVLIRLSALCVALTVLSFVLTAKGNLSTGLANMGISVVAILMATWLILKMDAARQAAQDAHAKLVRIARIKSLEGLTTSIAHEINQPLAAIVTSGTACGHWLAHDPPNLDRARQALGRIVQDAGRASAIVARVRSLTRGDPPSTTVFSFNEAVQEVIGVSSGEIARHGIALVLELAPDLPPVHADRVQIQQVIGNLLLNAIEAILSGPAQSRVIHMASEVVGGMVQLSIRDSGPGIPAGVRDHLFEAFWTTKEDGMGIGLSISRTLVEANGGQIEAEAVKTGGAIFRFTVPPVQQENSR from the coding sequence GTGACGAGACCTGATGGGGCGGACAGGACCGGGATGAAGGCGCGGTTGCATCTCTGGATCAGGCTGATCCTTCTGGCGGCGGTCATGGCCCTCCTGTTCGTGGTGGATACGGCCACGAATTATGAAGTCGCGGCGGCGGTTTTCTATGCGCTGGTTGTCCTGACCGCAGCGCCTTTCCTGAACCGCCGGGTGCTGATCCGGCTCTCGGCGCTCTGCGTGGCGCTGACCGTGTTGAGCTTTGTGCTGACGGCGAAAGGCAATCTGTCCACAGGGCTGGCCAATATGGGCATCAGCGTTGTGGCGATCCTCATGGCAACCTGGCTGATCCTCAAAATGGACGCGGCCCGGCAGGCAGCGCAGGACGCCCATGCAAAGCTGGTGCGGATTGCGCGCATCAAAAGCCTTGAGGGACTCACGACCTCCATCGCGCATGAGATCAACCAGCCGCTGGCCGCCATCGTCACAAGCGGGACGGCCTGCGGTCACTGGCTGGCGCATGATCCGCCCAATCTCGACCGGGCGCGGCAGGCGCTTGGGCGGATCGTGCAGGATGCGGGCCGGGCCAGCGCCATTGTCGCCCGTGTGCGCAGCCTGACCCGTGGAGATCCGCCGAGCACAACGGTCTTCTCCTTCAACGAAGCCGTGCAGGAGGTCATTGGGGTATCCAGCGGAGAAATCGCACGTCACGGGATTGCGCTGGTGCTGGAACTGGCTCCCGATCTGCCGCCAGTTCACGCTGACCGGGTCCAGATTCAGCAGGTGATCGGCAATCTGCTTCTCAACGCCATCGAGGCCATTCTGTCCGGCCCGGCCCAGTCCCGCGTCATCCACATGGCATCGGAGGTTGTGGGCGGCATGGTCCAGCTTTCCATCCGTGATTCCGGTCCCGGTATTCCGGCAGGCGTTCGCGATCATCTCTTCGAGGCCTTCTGGACCACCAAGGAGGACGGCATGGGGATCGGGCTCAGTATCAGCCGTACGCTTGTCGAAGCCAATGGCGGGCAGATTGAGGCGGAGGCCGTAAAAACGGGAGGCGCGATTTTCCGGTTCACTGTCCCACCCGTACAGCAGGAGAACAGCCGATGA
- a CDS encoding ABC transporter ATP-binding protein encodes MTLLDIRGLSARYDRGADVLKSVSLSMREGEILAIIGANGAGKSTLLLTLLGALAPSAGSVWWQEHNMTGMPVHECMKNGLVLVPEGRRIIASLSIQDNLLLGAHLRRDRKAIHAEMDAIYDRFPNLAKRRHWKASGLSGGELQMLAIGRALLARPRLLMLDEPSLGLSPLFVERLFDLIREINQAGTSILLVEQNTGMALALADQAAVMELGCVTMAGPAAELATDPRLQAAYLGLD; translated from the coding sequence ATGACACTGCTGGATATACGCGGGCTCAGCGCGCGCTATGACCGGGGGGCCGATGTCCTGAAATCCGTTTCCCTGTCAATGCGGGAAGGTGAAATCCTGGCCATTATCGGGGCCAACGGCGCGGGCAAGAGCACGCTGCTGCTCACCCTGCTCGGCGCACTCGCGCCCTCGGCCGGAAGCGTCTGGTGGCAGGAGCACAACATGACGGGCATGCCGGTGCATGAATGCATGAAAAACGGTCTTGTGCTGGTGCCTGAAGGCAGACGGATCATCGCCAGTCTGAGCATTCAGGACAATCTGCTTCTGGGCGCGCACCTGCGGCGGGACAGGAAGGCCATCCACGCGGAAATGGATGCGATTTACGACCGATTTCCGAATCTGGCAAAACGCAGGCACTGGAAGGCGTCCGGCCTGTCGGGCGGGGAGCTACAAATGCTGGCGATAGGACGCGCCCTTCTCGCCCGCCCGCGCCTGCTGATGCTCGATGAACCCTCGCTCGGGCTTTCACCGCTTTTTGTCGAAAGACTTTTCGACCTCATCCGCGAAATCAATCAGGCAGGCACATCCATTCTCCTTGTCGAACAGAACACCGGCATGGCTCTGGCGCTCGCCGATCAGGCCGCCGTCATGGAACTGGGCTGTGTGACCATGGCCGGTCCCGCAGCCGAGCTGGCCACAGACCCCCGATTGCAGGCCGCCTATCTGGGGCTGGACTGA
- a CDS encoding amidase, with protein MSSSHFSLLQAAQDLAEEHTTCRALVETALERIADPQGEGARTFMAVHEEQARAQADALDALRHQGRAPSLVAGLPISVKDLFDETGCVTRAGSMVLDDAPSASMDAPAITRLKQAGLISMGRTTMTEFAFSGVGINPHFGTPANPWHRHERRIPGGSSSGAAISVSDGMVFVGIGSDTGGSCRIPAALTGLVGYKPTEGRISTQGTVPLSTTLDSVGSIGRTVGCCWAADSLMATGALHLPDAPSGLSGRTLRLGVLTTLVMDDMDETVSRTWENSLSRLAANGMLLEDCACPPVRDIPAANAKGGFPAAESLAWHQTLLETHTALYDPFVLNRILRGHEQSAVDYIALRAERARLIRRATEIMDHYDAIILPTVPIIAPRIAELDDSAHYAKVNLLLLRNTAIGNFLDRCAISLPANRPGDAPVGLMIMGRAHADATLFHIAAQIERILAR; from the coding sequence ATTTCCTCTTCCCATTTTTCCCTGCTTCAGGCCGCTCAAGATCTGGCGGAAGAACACACAACCTGCCGCGCTCTGGTGGAAACGGCGCTGGAACGCATTGCTGACCCGCAGGGCGAAGGTGCTCGAACCTTCATGGCCGTGCATGAAGAGCAGGCTCGCGCTCAGGCCGATGCCCTGGATGCGCTGCGCCATCAGGGCCGTGCGCCATCCCTGGTCGCGGGCCTGCCAATTTCGGTCAAGGACCTGTTCGACGAAACCGGCTGCGTGACCCGCGCAGGCTCCATGGTGCTGGACGATGCGCCTTCCGCAAGCATGGACGCCCCGGCCATAACGCGCCTGAAGCAGGCAGGGTTGATCAGCATGGGCCGCACCACCATGACCGAGTTCGCCTTTTCGGGCGTAGGCATCAATCCGCATTTCGGCACGCCTGCCAATCCATGGCATCGGCACGAACGGCGCATTCCGGGCGGGTCCTCCTCGGGCGCAGCCATTTCCGTCTCGGACGGCATGGTGTTTGTGGGGATCGGCAGCGACACGGGGGGATCGTGCCGTATTCCTGCGGCCCTGACGGGTCTGGTCGGCTACAAACCCACAGAAGGCCGGATTTCCACCCAAGGTACAGTGCCACTTTCCACAACGCTGGACAGCGTAGGTAGTATCGGCCGCACGGTCGGGTGTTGCTGGGCGGCGGACAGCCTGATGGCAACTGGCGCCCTGCACCTGCCCGATGCGCCGTCTGGCCTGTCAGGTCGTACACTGCGTCTGGGCGTGCTGACCACGCTGGTCATGGACGATATGGACGAGACGGTGAGCCGCACTTGGGAAAACAGCCTGAGCCGTCTGGCCGCGAACGGGATGCTCCTGGAAGACTGTGCCTGCCCCCCTGTGCGCGATATTCCCGCCGCCAATGCGAAAGGCGGTTTTCCCGCAGCCGAATCTCTGGCATGGCATCAGACACTGCTTGAAACCCATACGGCACTGTACGATCCGTTCGTGCTGAACCGTATCCTGCGCGGACACGAGCAAAGCGCCGTGGACTACATTGCTCTCCGTGCCGAGCGTGCGCGGCTGATCCGCCGGGCAACTGAGATCATGGATCATTACGATGCCATCATCCTGCCTACAGTTCCCATCATCGCGCCGCGCATAGCCGAACTGGACGACAGCGCGCACTATGCAAAGGTCAACTTGCTCCTGCTGCGCAACACCGCCATTGGCAATTTTCTGGACCGCTGCGCCATCAGTCTGCCAGCAAACCGACCAGGAGATGCCCCGGTAGGGCTGATGATCATGGGCCGCGCCCATGCTGATGCAACGCTATTCCATATCGCGGCACAGATTGAGCGTATCCTGGCACGCTGA
- a CDS encoding ABC transporter ATP-binding protein, which yields MTPFLDVRNIGKSFHGVPIIKNFSLSVEQGSATALIGPNGAGKTTVFNLLCGLYPLDSGEIFIDGKEISKVPKERRIRHGLVRSFQNIRLVDHLSVLDNLLIGAYIRTPGPRTLLTPFRLQPRNAVSRQVREKLDALGLAHIADSPAGRLPYGLRKRIDLLRATLTGARLILLDEPAAGLNPSETHALMRQLRALKENGATLLVVEHDMHFVSSLCDQAVVLNFGECLARGTPSAVMREPAVKTAYLGTAYERAQP from the coding sequence ATGACACCGTTTCTGGATGTGAGGAATATCGGGAAATCCTTCCATGGCGTTCCCATTATAAAAAATTTCAGTCTTTCCGTTGAACAGGGCAGCGCCACCGCCCTGATCGGCCCGAACGGAGCAGGCAAAACCACCGTCTTCAATCTTCTGTGCGGTCTCTATCCACTCGATTCCGGAGAAATTTTCATTGATGGAAAAGAGATTTCAAAAGTACCGAAGGAAAGACGCATCCGACACGGTCTGGTGAGGAGTTTCCAGAATATCCGTCTTGTGGATCACCTATCCGTTCTGGATAACCTGCTGATCGGCGCCTACATACGCACCCCCGGCCCCCGCACGCTGCTGACGCCCTTTCGTCTGCAACCGCGCAATGCGGTCTCGCGTCAGGTCCGCGAGAAGCTGGATGCGTTGGGGCTGGCCCATATTGCCGACAGCCCGGCCGGCCGGCTGCCCTACGGTCTGCGCAAGCGCATCGATCTGCTCCGCGCCACATTGACCGGCGCGCGCCTCATCCTTCTGGATGAACCGGCGGCGGGCCTCAATCCGTCCGAGACGCACGCCCTTATGAGGCAGCTCCGCGCACTGAAGGAAAACGGCGCCACGCTGCTTGTTGTCGAACATGACATGCATTTTGTCAGCAGCCTGTGCGATCAGGCCGTCGTGCTGAATTTCGGAGAATGTCTGGCTCGGGGCACGCCCAGTGCGGTTATGCGCGAACCCGCCGTCAAGACCGCTTATCTGGGCACAGCCTATGAAAGGGCACAGCCATGA
- a CDS encoding ABC transporter substrate-binding protein yields MKKTLILSALGALALAQAARAETPLTLGFLTARSGPFVSLSRANPIAVDIAVEQINAKGGINGHPLRIVPFDTAGDARQAALGTRHLAEDEKALAIIGPFSSSEVRTAFPAGDRLGIAQMAIASSAPGLARPFRFAFRNTTDESVVISRVLDVIAEKKLPAATGAAAYATDDIVSKSIGTTVLPAQFASHGIILKGTVSFQLAAFDLASQVSQLAVMHPDLVGLGTPPDTVLTLAKEMNRQGIQARIIGGTTVADPQLPARMAGIPAHLTIGTTFFQHSSPEAEAFTQAFAAKAKAAGLERTVPNQMDAVAYDIVYLYATAMRQATTSGAPDRLAQERDAIRNQLSHLHDVPALEGNISVNADHDTLKPVYIMDMQNGAWTLLGTRRP; encoded by the coding sequence ATGAAAAAGACACTGATTCTTTCCGCACTCGGCGCTCTGGCCCTCGCGCAGGCCGCCCGAGCGGAAACACCTCTGACACTGGGCTTCCTCACCGCCCGCAGCGGCCCTTTTGTCAGCCTTTCGCGCGCCAATCCCATTGCCGTGGATATCGCCGTTGAGCAGATCAACGCGAAAGGCGGCATAAACGGGCATCCATTGCGCATTGTGCCGTTCGACACCGCCGGAGATGCGCGTCAGGCGGCGCTAGGCACCCGCCATCTCGCGGAGGATGAAAAAGCGCTTGCCATTATCGGGCCGTTTTCATCCAGCGAAGTCCGCACGGCCTTTCCCGCTGGTGATCGTCTGGGCATCGCCCAGATGGCCATCGCCTCCTCCGCGCCGGGGCTTGCGCGCCCCTTCCGCTTCGCCTTTCGCAACACCACGGATGAAAGCGTGGTCATCAGCCGGGTGCTGGATGTCATAGCCGAAAAGAAATTGCCCGCCGCTACAGGGGCCGCGGCCTATGCCACGGACGACATCGTTTCCAAGTCTATCGGCACAACGGTACTTCCTGCTCAGTTTGCCAGTCATGGTATTATCCTCAAAGGCACGGTCAGCTTCCAGCTTGCCGCCTTCGACCTGGCGTCTCAGGTATCACAGCTTGCCGTCATGCACCCCGATCTCGTCGGGCTGGGTACGCCACCAGACACGGTTCTGACACTGGCCAAGGAGATGAACCGTCAGGGCATTCAAGCGAGAATCATAGGCGGCACGACAGTTGCCGACCCCCAATTACCCGCACGTATGGCTGGAATACCGGCACATCTGACCATCGGCACCACGTTCTTCCAACACAGCTCTCCTGAGGCCGAGGCTTTCACGCAGGCCTTCGCCGCAAAAGCGAAAGCCGCCGGGCTGGAGCGGACAGTGCCCAACCAGATGGATGCCGTTGCATACGATATCGTTTATCTTTACGCCACCGCCATGCGGCAAGCGACAACAAGTGGCGCGCCCGACAGGTTGGCGCAGGAACGTGATGCCATTCGCAACCAGCTCAGCCACCTGCATGATGTCCCAGCCCTTGAAGGCAATATTTCCGTCAACGCCGATCATGATACACTCAAACCCGTGTACATCATGGACATGCAGAATGGTGCATGGACTTTACTTGGCACGCGCAGGCCGTGA